The following proteins are encoded in a genomic region of Amphiura filiformis chromosome 11, Afil_fr2py, whole genome shotgun sequence:
- the LOC140163819 gene encoding uncharacterized protein, with the protein MGLCHVLLDTSWKKLLYVWTPELISFHVNAIHDQLPSPANLRLWGKTNLGSCNLCHHNNCTLFHILNGCNYSLQSGRYNWRHDQTLKAVANGIMPFIEEANQKSYTPAEDTNYMTTIKFRTADGVIYRNPALPLPKRDPTNLLQKANDWEFLMDEEHKQVVFPPIITETAKRPDITIYSERTKTVIIIELTVPMEENLSNANARKKSKYQDLVAKILEAVTTHR; encoded by the coding sequence ATGGGACTCTGCCATGTACTACTAGATACATCTTGGAAGAAGCTCCTTTATGTATGGACACCAGAGCTCATATCTTTCCATGTTAATGCCATCCACGACCAACTTCCATCACCAGCTAATTTGAGACTCTGGGGAAAGACCAACCTCGGATCATGCAATTTATGTCATCATAATAACTGCACTCTATTCCATATCTTAAATGGATGTAACTATTCTCTGCAGAGTGGTAGATACAACTGGAGACATGATCAGACACTGAAAGCTGTAGCAAATGGTATAATGCCCTTCATTGAAGAGGCAAATCAGAAGTCGTACACCCCTGCAGAAGATACCAATTATATGACTACTATCAAATTCCGCACTGCAGATGGTGTAATCTACCGGAATCCAGCACTGCCTCTTCCAAAAAGAGATCCAACAAACCTCTTACAGAAAGCCAATGACTGGGAATTTCTGATGGATGAGGAACATAAGCAAGTAGTATTTCCTCCCATAATCACAGAGACTGCAAAACGTCCTGATATTACAATCTATTCTGAAAGGACCAAAACAGTTATCATCATTGAGCTTACAGTCCCAAtggaagaaaacctgtcaaatgctaatgcaagaaagaaaagcaaataccaAGATCTTGTAGCAAAGATCTTGGAAGCAGTTACAACACATCGCTGA